CTTCAAATTGACTTAGAAAAATCCTTAATTTCCTCAGGAAAAATTAAATTTGAGCCAGAAGAAAGGAGTTTTACTTCCCACATAACTCTGGGAAGAATTAAACAATGGGAATTTAAGCAAATTGAACCAGAAGAAAGGCCGGAAGTAAATGAAGATATAAATTTGAGCTTTGAGGTAAATTCAATTGAGGTAATGGAAAGTGAATTAAAAAGAGGAGGAGCAGAATACATGGTGCTGGAATCAGCACTCTTAATGACTACTTGACAAATTGACTACTTGACAAATTGACGTATCAAATAGTCAAATAGTCAAATAGTCAAATAGTTAAATGAAGTTACACTTTATAGGAATCGGGGGGATCGGGGTCTCGGCTTTGGCAAGATATTTTTTAGAAAAAGGTTATCAAGTTTCTGGTTCGGATTTGGTTTCATCAGAAATTACCGAAACCCTAAAAAAATTAGGGGTAAAAATTTTAGTTGGTGTACATAATAAAAAATGTTTAACATGGAATGTTAAACAGCCCGATTTGGTGATTTATAGCCCGGCAGTTCAAAAAAATAATCCAGAGTTAAAAGCAGCAAAAAAATTGAAAATTAAATGCTTGAGTTATCCACAGGCTTTGGGTGAATTGACAAAAAATCATTTTACTATCGCAGTTTGTGGAAGTCATGGAAAAAGTACGGTGGCAGCAATGATTGGGGTTTTATTAAAAAAGGCGGGATTTAGCCCAACGGTTATTTTGGGGACAAAAGTGAAAGAATTTGGAGATTCTAACTGTAGGGTAGGGAATACTAAATATTTAGTTATCGAAGCAGATGAGCATTTTGCTTCCTTTTTAAATTATTGGCCAAAAATTATTGTTTTGACAAATGTGGAAGCCGATCATTTGGATTTTTATAAAAATTTAAAAAACATTCTAAGAACTTTTAGAAAATTCGTTTCCCATTTGCCTGAAAATGGAATTTTAATAGCAAACAAAGACGACAAGCGCATTCTTCGAATGCTAAAATCAAAAATCAAAAATCCCTATAAGGCCGAGCCTTCGGGCTTTAGGCAAAAATCAAAAATACAATTTAAAATTCAAAAATATTCGCTGAGACAAAATAAAACAAAAAAATTGAGAAAAATTTTGAAAATTCCAGGAGAGTTTAATGTTTCAAATGCTTTGGCGGCTTTAACTCTGGCTCGGGTCTTAAAAATTCCAGATAAAATTTCTTTTAAGGCTCTTTCAGAATATCGAGGTTCCTGGCGCCGTTTTGATATTAAAAAAATAAGAATTAATAATAAAGAATTAACAATTATTGATGACTACGCCCATCATCCAACCCAAATTAAAGTCACATTAGAAGCGGCAAGAGAAAAATTTCCAAGGAAAAAAATCTGGTGTGTTTTCCAGCCCCACCAATATCAAAGAACATATTATTTGTGGAATGATTTTGTTAAAGTATTAAGCGAAGCTCCAGTTGATAAATTAATCATCACTGATATTTATGATGTGGCAGGAAGGGAAGACCCAAAAATTAAAAAGGCAGTTTCTTCTGAGAAATTGGTCCGGGAAATTAACAAAAAAATTGGACATAATCAGGTTACGACCGTGACTCAATTATGTCCAGTTATGTATATTCCAAATAGTAAAGAGGTTGAGAGGTATTTAAAGAAAAATTTAAAGGGTGGGGAAGTGGTGCTCATTATGGGCGCAGGGGATATTTACGAAATAAATAAAAAATTAAAACCCGAATAAACGTGCTTTATTTTTGAGAAAATCGAGCTTATAATTGGAATATACTATAAATAATCATGCAAAGAATTCTTAATATAGAAACAGTTAAATATTCCGGAAAAAAAGTGAGGATTTGTGGATGGGTTAATTCAAGAAGAGATCATGGCGGAATAGTTTTTTTGGATTTGAGGGACAGGTCTGGAATTTTACAAGTAGTTTCAAGCCCGGATTTGGTTAAAGATATTAAAGAAGAATATGTTTTAGAAATAGAAGGGGAGATAGAAAAAAGACCAATTAAAATGGCAAATATTGAATTGGAAACGGGAGGAATAGAATTGAAAGCTGAAAAGATTAAGATTTTAGCCAAGACCCGGTCTCTGCCATTTGATTTAAAGGAGTTAAAATTGAGTCTGCCAAAACTTTTGGATTATCGCCCCTTAACTCTTAGAAATGAGAAAATCAAAGCCATTTTTCGAATTGAAGAAAAATTAATTTCCAGTTTTAGAAAGGCAATGAAGGATTTAGATTTTATTGAATTTCAGGCACCAACAATTGTTCCGGGTGCTACTGAAGGAGGAGCTGAAGTTTTCCATATCGATTATTTTGACAAAGATGCCTATCTGGCCCAAAGTCCCCAACTCTATAAGCAAATTTTAGTTGGAGCTTTCGAAAGGGTTTTTTGTGTTACCCATGCCTATAGAGCTGAACCCAGTGTCACCACTCGCCATCTCACAGAATATATTAGTTTAGATGCCGAAATGGGGTTTATCGACTCTTGGGAAGATTTAATGGATATTTGTGAAATTGTAATTAGAAATATTTTTTCCGATATCGAAAAAAATTGCCAGAAAGAATTAAAAATGTTTGGGGCAACTTTACCAAAATTAAGTCAGAAAATTCCTCGTTTAAAAATGCGAGAAATTCAAGAAATTATTTTTCAGAGAACAGGCCGAGATAATAGAAAAAAACCAGATTTAGAACCGGATGATGAAAAAGAAATTTGCCAATTTTCGAAAGAAAAATATAATTCCGAATTGATTTTTATTACTCACTATCCAACCAAAAAGAGACCTTTTTACACTTTTGCCGACCCCGAAGATCCCGAATATACTTTAAGTTTTGACTTGCTTTGTCGAGGATTAGAGATAGTGACCGGCGGTCAGAGAATCAATGATTACGAAAAATTAATAAAAAATATTAAAAAATTATTTTCCCACAAAATTAAAGATTTTGAGTTTTATTTGCAGGCATTTAAATATGGCATGCCACCCGAAGGAGGCTTTGCCATAGGGGCAGAAAG
The sequence above is drawn from the Candidatus Gracilibacteria bacterium genome and encodes:
- the aspS gene encoding aspartate--tRNA(Asn) ligase, yielding MQRILNIETVKYSGKKVRICGWVNSRRDHGGIVFLDLRDRSGILQVVSSPDLVKDIKEEYVLEIEGEIEKRPIKMANIELETGGIELKAEKIKILAKTRSLPFDLKELKLSLPKLLDYRPLTLRNEKIKAIFRIEEKLISSFRKAMKDLDFIEFQAPTIVPGATEGGAEVFHIDYFDKDAYLAQSPQLYKQILVGAFERVFCVTHAYRAEPSVTTRHLTEYISLDAEMGFIDSWEDLMDICEIVIRNIFSDIEKNCQKELKMFGATLPKLSQKIPRLKMREIQEIIFQRTGRDNRKKPDLEPDDEKEICQFSKEKYNSELIFITHYPTKKRPFYTFADPEDPEYTLSFDLLCRGLEIVTGGQRINDYEKLIKNIKKLFSHKIKDFEFYLQAFKYGMPPEGGFAIGAE
- the murC gene encoding UDP-N-acetylmuramate--L-alanine ligase; protein product: MKLHFIGIGGIGVSALARYFLEKGYQVSGSDLVSSEITETLKKLGVKILVGVHNKKCLTWNVKQPDLVIYSPAVQKNNPELKAAKKLKIKCLSYPQALGELTKNHFTIAVCGSHGKSTVAAMIGVLLKKAGFSPTVILGTKVKEFGDSNCRVGNTKYLVIEADEHFASFLNYWPKIIVLTNVEADHLDFYKNLKNILRTFRKFVSHLPENGILIANKDDKRILRMLKSKIKNPYKAEPSGFRQKSKIQFKIQKYSLRQNKTKKLRKILKIPGEFNVSNALAALTLARVLKIPDKISFKALSEYRGSWRRFDIKKIRINNKELTIIDDYAHHPTQIKVTLEAAREKFPRKKIWCVFQPHQYQRTYYLWNDFVKVLSEAPVDKLIITDIYDVAGREDPKIKKAVSSEKLVREINKKIGHNQVTTVTQLCPVMYIPNSKEVERYLKKNLKGGEVVLIMGAGDIYEINKKLKPE